TTATTAGGAGCAAGCCTCAGTAAGTTGACTTTACTAAAATCTAAAAATATTTTTGATCTTAACAACCATCTTATTGGTCAAACTAATTCCGGGGTAAGGTTATCTGATTTATCTACCCAGTCATTAAAAAGTAATAAATTTAGAAAAAATTTTAGGTTTAATTTATTATTTAAACCCCCAAGCAATAGATTATTAAACAATCAGCTTATTCCAGCAAATCCAGCCTTTTTAGCAATTGCCTCAGTTAGTTTGATTAGCTCTATATTTGTGGGACTTAATCTCACATTTGTCAAGCCATACCAACCAGAGCAAGTTGCCCAAAAAATCACTGCAAGCTCATCTATATCAAAGATGATAGTATTTGAATACAGAGATACTCAGGATCTAGCTTTAGGCTTAAGTTTTATGCGAGCAAGCTTTACTAATGATGCCAGATATTTTTCTAATAAAAATGATTTATCTTTTGCCTTCTTACCCAAAAATGCTAATCGTGAATTATTCTGGCAACAATTATCACAGTTACCAAACACTAATAAATCTCCTTTAGACTTGTGGGTGTTTAGTACTAGAAGAGAAACACTTCCATATCCTTCACAGATTTCACTCTTAACTAAACAAAAGTGCACAATTGACGCTAAAAGTTACTATCAACGTAAAAAGATGTATCAGCTTTATTTATGCCAATAACATATTATTATCAAGTAGATTTAATAATTATTATGTTAATAGTAAATTTTGAGGTAATTAAGATAACTGACAATTGCCGTAGGCGGAACCTGTTCATTACCGTTCCCAGATTAAACCTGGGAACGATAGAATGCTATTCATCAATCTGCCAAATATCCTTATTTGTATCTTCATCCAGAATGTTTTTTGGACGCAAAATTAATATCAAACGTCCTAACAAGGGAATATTTGGGTTGTCTGGAAACCACTGAATTTGTAACTGTCCAGATTGCTCTACAATAAAATAGCTGTTGGCATCCCATTCTTGCTGAGAACGGTCAATTAATAAAAGGGTTTCTGCGCTTTTAGCAGTAGCTTGGTTAGGCAATTGATTATTATTACAGAGTATCGCTACGGGGTCTTCTGTTTTCAATACAAGTTGCCAACCTGGTAGAGATACCCAAGCACTATTTGCAGATGCTTGAACTGTCTGAAAAGACCCTTGAGGTTGGATTTGCTTCGCTTGTTGGAAGTCTGCTAGTGTGATAGGTAGCTGACCAGCTAAGGGTATCAGCCGAGGTAGTGATTCTTCTGCTTCTAGTCGATAAATAGGTAAAGAAGGTGCAGGACGCTGAGGAGTGATGGTAAATTCGGTTAGTAGTTGCTCAATTTGTTGCCTTGCAGTTTGGGTATGAGCAAACATTAAACCACGAGCAATTAAACGCGATCGCTCTTGTAAATCACTTTGTTGTTTCGCTAATCTCCAATAACTATAAGCTACCGCGTCGCCTGGATGATTAGTAAAACCTTGAGGTAATTGTGAAAACCGCGAATAGTCTTTAACAGCTTTAGCAACTTCTTTTGCTGCTTCTGAGTTTAAATTTCTAGAATGTAAGAATTCAGCAGTCGTAGCTCGTTCTGCTTGGTTTAAAATACGCAATTCATACAAACTATCACTACCAATGCGTCCATAGTGCGATCGCACTTCCTCAGACACACCCATATTAAGCATTGAGTTATAAACTTGCGCTGCTACAATAATTTGATTTTGCTGGATTGGCTCAAATCCGGTAGCTTCAAAAATCGCTTGTGTATTATAGCCAAGTTTTTGCAACTTAGCGCAAGTCTGCCCCCATCCTACCCAATTACCTTCTTTTCGTCGCAACAAGCGCAGCAAATCTTCAGGATTTTCTGTAGTTTCATCCGATTGAGGGCTAGGATCAGGAAGGCTAGATGGTGTTTCAGTCATAAGGGTGTTTAAGGGAGGAGAGAGGAGAGATGAGAGAGGGTATCTAAATATTAATTATGATCAACGAACTAAGTGGCGATGTCTACGACGGGCTACGCCTACGCACATTTTTAAATGTATCGTGTTCAGGACATTCTTATTTATAGTAAAGTTGGCGTGCGATCGCTGTTGCCTTTAGCAAAAGCTCAAAATTCCTGATCTCCTACTGTGGATGCGAAATGTAAATAAGAGTCAACTAACTAATCAGGAAGTTCTCAAACATTTTTCCTACTTTCCCCATAGAGAGCAAAGGATTTTGAACCCGACTATAACTTAACGTATTTGAGCATCACTACAGATATGATTTTTAACAATGACCATCACCGCTAAAAATGTGCGTAGGCGTAGCCCGTCGTAGACATCGCCTGAATCTGTGAAGTATATATAACTTTTTGTCCTGATTTACCCCAAGGAGTATGTTTTATTATTATGAACAATGCTATTCCAGATCTTGATAGTATCAGCCGTCAGTTAATGAGCCTCAATCGACCCAAAAAACCTAAGATGCTCGTGGTAGACGATGAACCAGATAATCTGGATCTGCTCTACCGTACTTTCCGCAGAGAATTTAATGTTCTCAAAGCCGAAAGTGGTGTCCACGCCTTGGAATTACTAGCAACGGAAGGTGAAGTTGCTGTAATTATCTCCGATCAACGGATGCCAGAAATGAAGGGAACAGAATTTTTGAGCAAGACAGTCCCCGAATTTCCAGATACTGTGCGGATTATTCTGACCGGATTTACCGATGTCGAAGATTTGGTCGATGCGATTAATTCTGGACAAGTTTATAAATACATTACTAAGCCTTGGGACCCTAACGAGCTTAAAGGCGTAGTCCAACGCGCCGCAGAAACTTACGATTTGCTCAAGCAAAGAACAGAAGAACTAGATCGGGCGCAAGCGCAAACAAATTTGTTAGCAACAATTGTTACTGTCGCTCAGGAATCGTCAAATGTTGCAGATACTCTAGAACCCATTGCTACCGCCTTTGGGGATAGTTTTGCAACAGATGGTTGTATTTTACAGCTTGTAGAGAAAAATAACTTAACAACAGCCAAAGCTGGCTACAATATTGATGGTGTAATAATAAATAATCTAGAAAAAGACCCCATAGTACAACGTGCGATCGCATCATCGAATCTTCAAGCTTGGGTCAGTGGTACCGAACCTGAAGTAGCAGAATACCAAGCGACAGACCTCAAAGCACATCTAGTTGTGCCAATAGTTTATCGTAGTCAAGTGCTGGCAATTCTATCGCTCCAGTGGAAGCAACCTGCTAAACTGCGAGAAGATGAACTCAAACTAATTCACCTGTCCGCACAGCAAGTCGCCTTAGCTCTTACCAGTACTCGGCATTATCAATAGCACCTCCCAAAGGGGCAAGTAGAAATCATACTCCCTCCCCGCATATTCGGGGAGGGTTGGGGTGGGGTAAAACAGGGAATCGCCCTCAAACAATACCAAAATTTAAAATTTGGTGAGAATCAATTTAGTACTTGATAATGGGTATTTTAGCTATCTCGAAATAGAATTAAAGAAGGCTCAAAAACTCAAATATTATTCGGAAGTCAAAATCGAGCAATTAGACAAAGCCTAAGATTTTGGCTTCTTACTCATGAAGACTGGCGACTGAATTGGATCTCAATACTCTTTGGCTTTACATTACCCCTCCTGTAGCTGGTGCTGTCATTGGCTATTTCACCAACGATATTGCCATTAAAATGTTGTTTCGCCCTTATCGAGCAATTTACTTTGCTGGGCGAAAACTCCCCTTCACCCCAGGTTTGATCCCTAGCAACCAAGAACGCTTGGCAAAGCGGATTTCTGACACAATCATGGGGTCGTTGCTAACACCGGAAGAGTTACAAAAATTAGCACGGCGCTTGCTGCAAACTGAGCGAGTTCAGGGAGCAATTATGTGGCTGTTGCGACTGGCGCTAGAGCAAGTTCAAGTTGATAAAGAGCAGAAAACAGCTAAAATTCTTGCTGCTATACTTCGGGACTTACTCGGTCAATCTTTAGGGCGGTTATTAAAAGTATTATCCCGTCGTTCAGATTTTTTAGAAAGCCAGCTTAACCAGATTTTTGACCAAATTTTGCTGGAATTCCAGCTAAATGACGACCAGGCGCGGAAACTTTCTGAATGGCTGCTAGAGGTAGTGTTGCCACCAAACGTAGTACGACAGGCTATAATAGACTTCCTCACAGACCGTAATATTCAGGTAATTGATGAAGGGTTTAGAGAAAAAAGCAGTGGGACTTATTGGGTAGTTGCCAATTTATTAGGTCTGCGTAATACCCTAACGCGCTTGCGGACTTATTGCTTAGATGAAAAAGAAGCAAGCAATGCCCGTATTGATGAATTAATTACATCACTAAGGATGCAAGAGCGGTTGCAGGAATGGATGCAAAATCTTTCACTGCAAAATTTACCGATTTCCACAGTGCGGCAACTGCGTAAGACAATGCGTGACACTGTTCGCACTTACATTCAAGAGCGTGGCAGTGATTGGTTAGAAACTTTAAGCGAATCTTTAGATTGGGAAAATATTGCTAAATTAATTCTCACCCGCCTGCGAACATCTCCTGCCGTTAATTCCTCATTGGAGCTAATAAGTCAGGAACTAGCTTTAGTTCTAGAGCGCTATTTAGAGCAAGATTTAGAAAAAATTGTTGCACAAATAATTCCGATTTTAAATATTGATCAGGTAATTATTGATAGAGTTAAAGCGACTTCACCTGCGGATCTGGAAAACGCTATTCAGGGTATTGTGAAAAGTGAGTTACAAGGTATTGTTAATTTAGGTGGAGTATTAGGTTTGGTAGTAGGTTTAATTCAGACTATTATTTTATTAATTAAGTAGAAATTGTCATAATTAAATTAACTCTATGGGCAAGGTAATCTCCACTAAGCAAGATATATTTAGTAAATATGTAAATAATTCTAAGCAATTAACTGTACAATAAATAAAATTAACAATTATTTTCCTGTAACTTTCGCGATCGCGGAAATAAGCCCTAAGAATTAACTCGACTAGATTATTACTTAATTTGAAAAACTCTCCCTCACTGTGGACTGGTAGGGGGTAAAATTTTACGTTTAATTAGGTTGACATACTTAATCCCAGTTTTTAAATCGGAAATCAGTATTACTAATGGTATTTTAGATAGTGCTAGAAAAATCAGACAAAAAGCTGCCAAACATCACCTCTCCCTATTGGCGAGAAGGTGTCAGTAGGTAAACTTGAGATAACTTGGCTGATATTGATGCTGTTTTAGTTAATCTATTACAAAAAATTAACTAACCTATCAAGGATAAAAAGATGGTTTGGAGATGGCTGAGTACTGTAGGTATAGCTGTTGTCAAGGCAGCAAACTTTGTTGTTCCCCATAGCAGGTATATAACTGATCTAAATTTACATATACCTGAAAACTCTGCTTTTGCAGAACAAAAAGAGGAAATATACCTAGCACAGCTAAAGCTGTATTACCTACAAAATCAAGAAAATATAGACTTCCAGGCACAACAAAGGCAACTTAGCGATGAACGCGCAAATGAATTACAAGCATTTATTCAGTTTGCCAAAATTGTAAGTTTAGACAAACAGTTCGATTTTTTATCTTGGAGATTAGAACAAGAAAAATCTATTCAGTTAGAAATATTAGAACTAAACCATCAACTGCAACGGCAACTTGTTATTGAGC
The Oculatellaceae cyanobacterium DNA segment above includes these coding regions:
- a CDS encoding RuBisCO accumulation factor 1; this translates as MTETPSSLPDPSPQSDETTENPEDLLRLLRRKEGNWVGWGQTCAKLQKLGYNTQAIFEATGFEPIQQNQIIVAAQVYNSMLNMGVSEEVRSHYGRIGSDSLYELRILNQAERATTAEFLHSRNLNSEAAKEVAKAVKDYSRFSQLPQGFTNHPGDAVAYSYWRLAKQQSDLQERSRLIARGLMFAHTQTARQQIEQLLTEFTITPQRPAPSLPIYRLEAEESLPRLIPLAGQLPITLADFQQAKQIQPQGSFQTVQASANSAWVSLPGWQLVLKTEDPVAILCNNNQLPNQATAKSAETLLLIDRSQQEWDANSYFIVEQSGQLQIQWFPDNPNIPLLGRLILILRPKNILDEDTNKDIWQIDE
- a CDS encoding DUF445 family protein; protein product: MDLNTLWLYITPPVAGAVIGYFTNDIAIKMLFRPYRAIYFAGRKLPFTPGLIPSNQERLAKRISDTIMGSLLTPEELQKLARRLLQTERVQGAIMWLLRLALEQVQVDKEQKTAKILAAILRDLLGQSLGRLLKVLSRRSDFLESQLNQIFDQILLEFQLNDDQARKLSEWLLEVVLPPNVVRQAIIDFLTDRNIQVIDEGFREKSSGTYWVVANLLGLRNTLTRLRTYCLDEKEASNARIDELITSLRMQERLQEWMQNLSLQNLPISTVRQLRKTMRDTVRTYIQERGSDWLETLSESLDWENIAKLILTRLRTSPAVNSSLELISQELALVLERYLEQDLEKIVAQIIPILNIDQVIIDRVKATSPADLENAIQGIVKSELQGIVNLGGVLGLVVGLIQTIILLIK
- a CDS encoding response regulator is translated as MNNAIPDLDSISRQLMSLNRPKKPKMLVVDDEPDNLDLLYRTFRREFNVLKAESGVHALELLATEGEVAVIISDQRMPEMKGTEFLSKTVPEFPDTVRIILTGFTDVEDLVDAINSGQVYKYITKPWDPNELKGVVQRAAETYDLLKQRTEELDRAQAQTNLLATIVTVAQESSNVADTLEPIATAFGDSFATDGCILQLVEKNNLTTAKAGYNIDGVIINNLEKDPIVQRAIASSNLQAWVSGTEPEVAEYQATDLKAHLVVPIVYRSQVLAILSLQWKQPAKLREDELKLIHLSAQQVALALTSTRHYQ